CCTAGAGTCTGCCTGCCCGAGATTAACCGATGTGCTGACCAGTGCGGGCATTCCCCCGCGACAGCGCCCCTAATCGAGGAAGAAGTTCTCAGGGATAATCTGCATCCCCGGTAAGTTGGCGATCGCCCCATAGAGTTGATTCGCCATCACATCATTGGCGGCCCCATTGAGGTGAATCGGATCCGTAAAAGTCGGGGTCGGGAACTGCTCATTTAAGCGATAAAAATCAATAAACGTCACATTATTCGGAAAACTTTGGGCCAACTGCTGCACTGTGGTCGCAAATTGCGGATAGTAAGTGGTCATTTTTTCTGCATAACTTTCTCCCAACTGTTGTCGAATCGCTATTTCAGTTGGATCTAGCTGCGCCTCGGGGCGTCCGGTGATTTCTGGTTGGAGCGCCACAACCACCGGGATCTGGGCGGCACTAGATAGACGAATCATCTGGGCAAGGTTGGCTTGGTAGCGGTCCAGACGGGCCTGCAATTCCGCGTCAGAATCAGGGAGCTGCTGGCTCAAACTAGCCGTATTGCGTTCTCGGATACTGAGGGTTGCCCCTATTTGATTTGTGTTCTGGGGCGAAGTAAAAGACAACACCGTGCGAATTAGGGCACTTTTTTCAGCTTTGTTGCGGAGAGATTGTCTGAGGTACTGATGGAAATAGGCGTCAGGATTTTTTGCAAATTCGGCCAATTGGGGAATTTCAGCGGCATCTTGGTTACTGGGTAACAGCAGATCTTCATAGCCATTCAGGACAACAACGAGATCCGGCTGGTAGGGCAAGATTCTCAGGGCAAGTTGGGCTAGTTCGTTGCCGGAGCTATAGCCGGGGACGGCCACATTCACGACACGATAATTGCCCTCACGGATTTTGGCGGGTAGTTGGGCGAGGCGGTTACGGGTGGGCGGAAAGAAAGGGAAAACGTCTGGGCGGTAAGTACCAGGGGATTGGCGCTGATCTTGGACACGGTTTTGGAGCCGCTGTTCGAGGAAGGTGGCGATGGTTTCTTGGTTGCCCTGGGCGCCGCGACCAAAGGCGGTGGAGTTGCCGAGGATAAAGATCCGGATTTCATCTTGGGGTTTGGCGACGGGGAGTGATTCTTCGTCCCGAAAGCCTTGCTCATTGAGGGTGAAAAATTCGCTCTCTTGGTCGCCCAGTAATTCGTAGCCAGTGGCGATGGATTTTTGGGCCAGGAGTTCACCCCGGTTGTCTAATCCTTGGTAAATGTTTTGGTCGCTATCGACAAATTTGAGACTGTAGGCGATCGCCTCTTGGGAGAGTTGATCTTCTGGCTTTTCGAGGTAACCAGAACCCAGGCGGGCAATCACCTCTAGGCTCAGTAGAACGACAGGCACAGCCACGGCGACCGTCCAGGGCGAAATGGATTTTTTCTTTTTTTTGCGACCAAGGGACGAAGAACGACGGCGACCGCGACTAA
The nucleotide sequence above comes from [Synechococcus] sp. NIES-970. Encoded proteins:
- a CDS encoding putative GDSL-like Lipase/Acylhydrolase domain protein, whose amino-acid sequence is MFSRGRRRSSSLGRKKKKKSISPWTVAVAVPVVLLSLEVIARLGSGYLEKPEDQLSQEAIAYSLKFVDSDQNIYQGLDNRGELLAQKSIATGYELLGDQESEFFTLNEQGFRDEESLPVAKPQDEIRIFILGNSTAFGRGAQGNQETIATFLEQRLQNRVQDQRQSPGTYRPDVFPFFPPTRNRLAQLPAKIREGNYRVVNVAVPGYSSGNELAQLALRILPYQPDLVVVLNGYEDLLLPSNQDAAEIPQLAEFAKNPDAYFHQYLRQSLRNKAEKSALIRTVLSFTSPQNTNQIGATLSIRERNTASLSQQLPDSDAELQARLDRYQANLAQMIRLSSAAQIPVVVALQPEITGRPEAQLDPTEIAIRQQLGESYAEKMTTYYPQFATTVQQLAQSFPNNVTFIDFYRLNEQFPTPTFTDPIHLNGAANDVMANQLYGAIANLPGMQIIPENFFLD